DNA from Acidobacteriota bacterium:
AGCCCGCGCTTATCCCGTTGGGGATCATTGACTTATCGGGATTCCGGTGGTATACCGGCACTCCCTGCTGCTCGGCCGGAACCGGACCTTCTTCCCGGCGCCGGGGCGCCCTCGCGTCCGACAAAACAAGTCCAATGACCTTCCCGCCGGGGTGTTCGAGCCCCGGCGGCCATGCGGATCTACACGTGAGGAAGGAGCATGAAGCCCAGACGCGACGCCCGGCACGTCCGCAGCGTGATCCTGGCGCTGTCGGCCGTCATCCTGACCGCGAGGCCAGTGAGCGCTCTCACCGACGAGGACATCTTTCGCGGGTACCAGCTGCATTTCGTGACGGCGGGGGCGCGCGCCGCAGGGATGGGCGGCGCGTTCGTGGCCGTCGCCGATGACGCGTCCGCCGCGGAGCTCAACCCGGCGGGGCTCAGCCTGATCCCGAGGTCGCTCGCCTACGCCGAGTACGGCTCGCTGGAGGTCCCGAGCAATCCCGCGCGGAGCCGCGTCGGGAACCTCGAGGTGAATCCCGTGACGGGAGGAAGGAATCTTCCCTACCTCGCGCTTGCCTCCGATCGGGGGGCGAGCACGACGCAGTCCCCGGCGCTCCTGGCCTTCTCCTGGCCGTTCACGTACGGCGGCGGCCACCGGATTGCGTTCGGAGTCTCGCGCCAGGTGACGTACTCGGAGGAGACGACGCTCTCCGGGGCCGGCGGCACGGCGGCGCGCTTCTCCTTCGACACCTTTCCGAACACGGTGAGCGGGGGGCAGGTGGTGGCCTACTCCATCGCGGCTCCGGTTGCCGGCCGCCTCTCGGGCGAGACGGTGGCGTGGAACGGAGTCGTCTCCGCGCAGATCCACGCCGACTTCTCGGTGGGGCTCACGCTGTCCCAGTCGGTCATGAACATGTCCGCGGACACGCGCGTCAGGGTCGTCGATCCCCTCGCGATCCTCGCGGACGGCTCGCATCCCCGGCTCCCCAGCCAATCGACGGCCGACGTCTACACCACGCATCTGGACGGTTCCGACTCCAACCTGACCTACGCGATCGGCGTCCTCTGGCGTCCGGGATCGTCGTTCACGCGGACTGCCAGCCCGTGGCAGTTCGGGGCCACCTATCGCAAAGGGACCCGATTCGGCGTCGGGGAGCGCACGTCCCTCAATGGTGCGCTCGATCGGACAATCGAGACGCGCTTCCCGCAGCCCGACACCTATTCGGCCGGCGCCGCGTACCGCGCGGCGGGCAGGTTCGCCGTCACCGCCCAGATGGATCGGGTCGAGTACTCCGACCTCCTCCGCGGGTTCGACTCCGGAGTGAACTACGTGACGGGCCCGCATCTCGCGATGGGGGCCTTCAGCACGCGGCGCGTCAGGCGACGGCGCTTCTCACTCGATGACGGGACCGTCCTCCGCGTGGGCGGCGAGTACGTCGTGCCCGTCCGGATCCCGAGCGGCGGCGCCCTCTCCGTGCGGGGCGGCTTCTTCCGCACGCCGGACACGCAGCAGCGCATGATCGAGTTCAACAGCACCGATCACAGCGTCAACGCCACCTACCGCCACGCCTACGCCGGCGGGAACGCCGAGAACCACTTCACGCTGGGAGCCGGGGCGATCTGGGACCGCATGGGAGTGCAGGTGGCCTGGGAAAAATCCGACATCGCGAACCGGATTCTGGCCAGCTTCTCCTACGGGGTGGGGGCGAAATGACGAACTGGTCGCAACATCTCATCCGGCGTCGCGCCATGGTCGGGCTCCTCGCGGGTGTGGCCGCCCTGTCCCCGGCGCGCGCCGAGTTCATCGGCGGTGCCGCCCCCGCGAGCTTCTCGGTCTGCGAAGAGGCGACGGACGCGCAAGCGCGGCCGCGCCCCGAGTGCCAGGCGAGCGACATTCGGTTCCAGTACGATGGGGCGAATCCCGCCGCGAGCCAGTTCGGTTTCGCGGTGGCGGTCGGAAAAATCAACGGAGACGACCTCGCCGATCTCGTCGTGGGCGATCCCGCGCGTAATCGCGTCTACATCTTCCTGGGCCGCGTCAGCGCACAGGCCGGCTACTCGCTCGATCCCAACGATATCGCCGCCCGCATGGTCTCCGCCGACGCCTCGGCCGACGTCATCCTCACGCGGGATCCCCCCTTCCCCGGGCAGGTCGGGTCGTTCGGTTTCTCGGTGGCGGTGTCGGCGGAGCGCGTCATGGGAACGTGCGCTCCCGGCAAGGGGGGCTCGGCCGTCCTCATCGGCGCGCCGGGCAAGCCGGGGACGACCGGGAACGCGCCGGGGAGCGCCTTCCACTTGAAGGCCGGGACGTTCTGCCAGGCGGCGTCGGGTCCCCCGACGACCGTCACGGCGGATCCGATCGACCTGGGAGGACAGCTCATCCAGTCCCCGATCGCCGCGGACGACGACGAGTTCGGGTATTCGGTCGCCTTCGGGCGCGTGCTCACGAACGGCGGGACAGGTCCCGACGTCGTCGTCGGCGCCCGCGGCGCGATGGCTGGCGCAGGGACGGTGACCTTCTTCCCGGTGATCTCCGGCCTCGTCGATGAGACCGCCGCAAACCTCGTGCGCATCGAGGGGACCGGGACCGAGGGGCTGGGCGAGTCGCTCGCGGTCGGTGATCTCGACGGCGACTTCAACGCGATGACCCTGCCGACCGGCAAGTTCGACGACCTCGCGGTCGGGGCGGTCGGCGCCTCCGCGGGAAGAGTTCTCGCCATTCAGGGACCGATCGCCCCCACGGACGGACGCGACGGCGATGGAATCCTTCGCGAGTCGGTCGACGCGCAGGTCCACTCCATCGTCGGCGAGCTTCCCGGCGACTTCTTCGGCTTCAGCGTGGCGATCAGCGCCCAGGGGGATCTCGCCGTCGGCGCCGTATTCGCCGACAACGACCCGCCGAACTCGAAGCAGCCGACCGCGGGGGACGCCAAGACCAACGTCGCGAGCGGGACGCGGTCGAACGCGGGCAAGGTGTACGTCTGGAAGTCAAGCGTGATCGGCCGCGTCGGGCAGGAGGAGCCCGCCAAGACCGCCGACAGGGTGTTCGTCGCGCGAAGGTCCGGCGATCAGCTCGGCTTCTCGCTCGCGTACGGCGATTTCAACGGCTCCGGCAAGGACGACCTCGCGATGGCCGCCCGCCGCGAGGACGGGAGCGGGCTCGCGGTGAACTCGATCGATCGCGGCACCGTCTACGTGGTCTATGACGCCTCCGCGCTCACCTCTCCGATCGACCTCAACAAGTGCGCCGTCAACTCCGACTGCACCGGGACATCCGGCGTGGACGTGATGGTCTTCGGCGGAGATCGCGAGTCGGATCAGGGGGACGAGATGGGATTCGCGATCGCCGCGGGCAACCTGAACGGCGACACGTCGGACGACCTGTTCCTCTCCTCGGTCGCGCACCACAGGGTCTTCGTGGCGACGCTCGAGGACACCGACGCCGACCGGGCCTCGCAGGGGCGCAACATCCGCGACGCCGACGACGACAACGACGGATCGCCCGATACGGTGGACTGCGCCCCGCTCAACACCGCGGTCAAGCCCGGCGCCACCGAGATCGTCTGCAACGCCATCGACGAGAACTGCAACGGTATGGCCGACGACGCCCCCGACGCCGACGGCGACGGCTTCGACGTCTGCAACGACAACACCCCCGGCGATCTCGACAACAAGGCCGCCGACTGCGCGGACAACGACCCGACGAGCTTCCCCGGCGCGCCGGAGGTGTGCGACGGCAACGACAACGACTGCTCGGGATCCGTCCCGGCGGTGGAACTCGACTCCGACAACGACAAGTACGTCGGGTGCACGCCGTGGGTGGACACGCAGCACGACCAGCCCGCGATTCTGGGCGGCGGGGACTGCGACCGAACCGACGCGGCCACGTTCCCCGGCGCAGCCCCGAAGAACTCGACGACGGCCTGCATGCGGGATCGCGACGGCGACGACTACGGGGACGCGCTGCCCCCGGTGGGGGTCACCGCGGGAACCGACTGCGACGACGCGTCCGCGAACGGCGCCGTGACGTTTCCCGGGGCGGCCGCGCTCGAGGCCAACCCCGCCGCCTGCATGAAGGATGCGGATCACGACGGCTACGGCGACATCGCGGCTCCCCCAGGGGTGACCCGCGGCACCGACTGCGCGGACAACGACCCGTTCTCGCATCCCGGCGCCCCCGAGACGTGCGACGGCAACGACAACGACTGCTCCGGGCTGCCGCTTCCCGAGGAGATCGACACCGACGGAGATCGATGGGTCGCCTGCTCGAACTGGAACGACGTGCAGGGGGACAACCTCCTCGTCCTGGGCGGGGGAGACTGCGCACCGACCGATCCGACCACCTTCCCGGGCGCCGCGCCCAAAGAGGTCGTCCCGGGGGCGTGCATGCGCGACGCCGACGGCGACGACTTCGGGGACATCAACGCACCCCCGGGAGGCGTCGCCGGCACCGACTGCGACGATCGCCCCGTCGCCGGCGCGAACACGTTCCCGGGAGCGGCGCAGATCGAGGGGCCGCTGAACTGCATGAAGGACGCCGACAACGACGGCTACGGCGACTCCGCGTCCGTCCTCCCTGTCGTTCCCGGAAGCGACTGCGACGACACGAAGGCGGGGGTCTTCCCGGGGGCGACCGAGATCCTCGACGACGGCATCGACCAGGACTGCAACGGCGCCGACACGGTCACGTGCTTCGTCGACGTCGACGGGGACGGATTCGGGAGCGGAACGATGACCCCCTCCACCGACGGGGACTGCACCGACCCAGGTGAGTCGCCCACCGGGAACGACTGCAACGACGCCAGCCTCACCATCTTCCCCGGCGCCGTGGAGATCCCGAACGACGGCATCGACCAGGACTGCAACGGGGCCGACACGATCTCGTGCTTCATGGATGGCGACGGGGACGGCGCGGGCGGCGTCGCGGCGACGATCGTCCTCGCCTCGGACGGGCACTGCGATGCGGCGCAGCACGAGTCGGCGACCGCCACCGACTGCGCCGACAACGACCCGGCGACGCACCCCGGCGCGGTCGAGGTGTGCGACGGCAACGACAACGACTGCTCCGGGACCGTCCCCGCCGCGGAGCTCGACACCGACGGCGACCGGTACGTGGCGTGCGCCCCGTGGCTCGACACGCAGGGGGATCAACCGATGATCCTCGGCGGGGGGGACTGCGATCCGGCCGACATCGACACCTTCCCCGGCGCCTCCCCGAAGGAGGTCTTCCCGCTGGCCTGCACGCGCGATCGGGACCACGACGACTTCGGCGACATCGCGCCGCCGCCCGGAGTGACGCGCGGAACAGACTGCGACGACTCGAGCCCCACGGCGGCGTTCACGTTTCCAGGCGCCGCGCAGATCGAGGCCCCGCTCAACTGCATGCGGGACGTCGACAACGACGGCTACGGAGACGCCTCCGCCGCCCTCCCGATTGTCAAGGGGACCGACTGCGACGATCTCCACGCGGCCACCCACCCTGGAGCCGTCGAGATCTGTGACGGGAACGACAACGACTGCTCGGCGGGGATCCCCGCCGCGGAGAAGGACGCCGACGGCGACGGCTGGGTCGTCTGCCTCCCCTGGAACGACATCCAGGGGGATAACCCGACCATCCGGGGGGGCGGCGATTGCGCCCCCGCCGATCCGACCGCATTCCCCGGCGCGGGGTTCAACGAGCCGTTCGCGTCGGCGTGCATGCAGGACAAGGACGGGGACGGCTTCGGCGACATCACGCCCCCGCCCGGTGTGAGCGCCGGCACCGACTGTGACGACGACTCGCCCAGCGCGGCGGTCACCTTTCCGGGCGCGGCCCAGATCGAAGCGCCGCTCAACTGCATGAAGGACGCGGACGACGACGGGTGGGGCGACTCCAACGTCTCGCTCCCCGTGGTCGCGGGGACCGACTGCGGTGACTCCGACCCGACCATCTTCCCGGGCGCCCCCGATCCCGTGGGAGACGGGATCGACCAGAACTGCAACGGCATGGACGGGGCGGCCCACCCCCTCAGCAAGGACCGCCACCGTGGGAGGAACTCCAGGGTGCCCGGCCATCCGCTCGGGCCCCAGGTGCGCCCGTGACGCGGACAACGGCTCGCCGGCTCGTTCTGGCGTCGCTCGCGATCCTTCCGGCCATCGTCTTTTCGTGGGGGGCGGCAGCCGCGGGGACGCCGCGCGAGTACGCCTACCTCCACGTCCGGGGTCGC
Protein-coding regions in this window:
- a CDS encoding outer membrane protein transport protein, translating into MKPRRDARHVRSVILALSAVILTARPVSALTDEDIFRGYQLHFVTAGARAAGMGGAFVAVADDASAAELNPAGLSLIPRSLAYAEYGSLEVPSNPARSRVGNLEVNPVTGGRNLPYLALASDRGASTTQSPALLAFSWPFTYGGGHRIAFGVSRQVTYSEETTLSGAGGTAARFSFDTFPNTVSGGQVVAYSIAAPVAGRLSGETVAWNGVVSAQIHADFSVGLTLSQSVMNMSADTRVRVVDPLAILADGSHPRLPSQSTADVYTTHLDGSDSNLTYAIGVLWRPGSSFTRTASPWQFGATYRKGTRFGVGERTSLNGALDRTIETRFPQPDTYSAGAAYRAAGRFAVTAQMDRVEYSDLLRGFDSGVNYVTGPHLAMGAFSTRRVRRRRFSLDDGTVLRVGGEYVVPVRIPSGGALSVRGGFFRTPDTQQRMIEFNSTDHSVNATYRHAYAGGNAENHFTLGAGAIWDRMGVQVAWEKSDIANRILASFSYGVGAK
- a CDS encoding putative metal-binding motif-containing protein, which translates into the protein MTNWSQHLIRRRAMVGLLAGVAALSPARAEFIGGAAPASFSVCEEATDAQARPRPECQASDIRFQYDGANPAASQFGFAVAVGKINGDDLADLVVGDPARNRVYIFLGRVSAQAGYSLDPNDIAARMVSADASADVILTRDPPFPGQVGSFGFSVAVSAERVMGTCAPGKGGSAVLIGAPGKPGTTGNAPGSAFHLKAGTFCQAASGPPTTVTADPIDLGGQLIQSPIAADDDEFGYSVAFGRVLTNGGTGPDVVVGARGAMAGAGTVTFFPVISGLVDETAANLVRIEGTGTEGLGESLAVGDLDGDFNAMTLPTGKFDDLAVGAVGASAGRVLAIQGPIAPTDGRDGDGILRESVDAQVHSIVGELPGDFFGFSVAISAQGDLAVGAVFADNDPPNSKQPTAGDAKTNVASGTRSNAGKVYVWKSSVIGRVGQEEPAKTADRVFVARRSGDQLGFSLAYGDFNGSGKDDLAMAARREDGSGLAVNSIDRGTVYVVYDASALTSPIDLNKCAVNSDCTGTSGVDVMVFGGDRESDQGDEMGFAIAAGNLNGDTSDDLFLSSVAHHRVFVATLEDTDADRASQGRNIRDADDDNDGSPDTVDCAPLNTAVKPGATEIVCNAIDENCNGMADDAPDADGDGFDVCNDNTPGDLDNKAADCADNDPTSFPGAPEVCDGNDNDCSGSVPAVELDSDNDKYVGCTPWVDTQHDQPAILGGGDCDRTDAATFPGAAPKNSTTACMRDRDGDDYGDALPPVGVTAGTDCDDASANGAVTFPGAAALEANPAACMKDADHDGYGDIAAPPGVTRGTDCADNDPFSHPGAPETCDGNDNDCSGLPLPEEIDTDGDRWVACSNWNDVQGDNLLVLGGGDCAPTDPTTFPGAAPKEVVPGACMRDADGDDFGDINAPPGGVAGTDCDDRPVAGANTFPGAAQIEGPLNCMKDADNDGYGDSASVLPVVPGSDCDDTKAGVFPGATEILDDGIDQDCNGADTVTCFVDVDGDGFGSGTMTPSTDGDCTDPGESPTGNDCNDASLTIFPGAVEIPNDGIDQDCNGADTISCFMDGDGDGAGGVAATIVLASDGHCDAAQHESATATDCADNDPATHPGAVEVCDGNDNDCSGTVPAAELDTDGDRYVACAPWLDTQGDQPMILGGGDCDPADIDTFPGASPKEVFPLACTRDRDHDDFGDIAPPPGVTRGTDCDDSSPTAAFTFPGAAQIEAPLNCMRDVDNDGYGDASAALPIVKGTDCDDLHAATHPGAVEICDGNDNDCSAGIPAAEKDADGDGWVVCLPWNDIQGDNPTIRGGGDCAPADPTAFPGAGFNEPFASACMQDKDGDGFGDITPPPGVSAGTDCDDDSPSAAVTFPGAAQIEAPLNCMKDADDDGWGDSNVSLPVVAGTDCGDSDPTIFPGAPDPVGDGIDQNCNGMDGAAHPLSKDRHRGRNSRVPGHPLGPQVRP